Proteins from one Mycobacterium sp. SMC-2 genomic window:
- the serB gene encoding phosphoserine phosphatase SerB, which translates to MSTPKVSVLITVTGVDQPGVTSALFEALSRHGVELLNVEQVVIRHRLTLGVLVRCPADVADGPELRHDVETAIRGVGLDVSIERSEDVPIIPDPSTHTIFVLGRPITAGAFGAVARAVAGLGVNIDLIRGVSDYPVTGLELRVSVPPGSDAALRTALNHVSSEERVDVAVEDYTLERRAKRLIVFDVDSTLVQGEVIEMLAARAGAEGQVAAITEAAMRGELDFAQSLEQRVATLAGLPATVVDEVAEQLELMPGARTTLRTLRRLGFHCGVVSGGFRGIIEPLAEELMLDYVAANELEIVDGKLTGRVVGPIVDRAGKAAALRDFAERAGVPMAQTVAVGDGANDIDMLAAAGLGVAFNAKPALREVADASLSHPYLDTVLFLLGVTRGEIEAADAVDGEVRRVEIPPES; encoded by the coding sequence GTGAGCACACCGAAGGTGTCGGTGCTGATCACCGTCACTGGAGTGGACCAACCGGGCGTGACGTCGGCCCTTTTCGAGGCACTTTCCCGGCACGGCGTCGAGCTGCTCAACGTCGAACAGGTGGTGATACGGCACCGCCTGACGCTCGGCGTTCTGGTGCGCTGTCCGGCGGACGTCGCCGACGGCCCCGAGCTGCGCCATGACGTCGAAACGGCGATCCGCGGGGTGGGCCTCGACGTCAGCATCGAGCGCAGCGAGGACGTGCCGATCATTCCGGATCCCTCGACCCACACCATCTTCGTGCTGGGCAGGCCCATCACCGCCGGCGCGTTCGGCGCGGTGGCCCGGGCGGTGGCCGGCCTGGGGGTCAACATCGACCTCATCCGCGGTGTCTCCGACTACCCGGTCACCGGCCTGGAGCTGCGGGTCTCCGTGCCGCCGGGATCGGACGCCGCGCTGCGGACCGCCCTGAACCACGTGTCTTCCGAGGAGCGCGTCGACGTGGCGGTCGAGGACTACACCCTGGAGCGGCGGGCTAAACGGCTGATCGTGTTCGACGTGGACTCGACGCTGGTGCAGGGCGAGGTCATCGAGATGCTGGCCGCCCGTGCCGGTGCCGAGGGGCAGGTCGCCGCCATCACCGAGGCCGCCATGCGGGGCGAGCTGGACTTCGCGCAGTCGCTCGAACAGCGGGTGGCCACCCTGGCGGGCCTGCCCGCGACCGTGGTCGACGAGGTCGCCGAGCAGCTGGAGCTGATGCCGGGCGCCCGGACCACCCTGCGGACGTTGCGGCGCTTGGGTTTTCACTGCGGCGTGGTCTCCGGCGGTTTCCGGGGGATCATCGAGCCGTTGGCCGAGGAACTGATGCTGGACTACGTCGCCGCCAATGAGCTGGAGATCGTCGACGGCAAACTCACCGGGCGGGTGGTCGGACCGATCGTCGACCGGGCCGGCAAGGCCGCGGCGCTGCGCGACTTCGCCGAGCGGGCCGGGGTGCCGATGGCGCAGACCGTCGCCGTCGGCGATGGCGCCAACGACATCGACATGCTGGCCGCGGCGGGGCTGGGCGTGGCGTTCAACGCCAAGCCGGCGCTGCGTGAGGTGGCCGACGCGTCGCTGAGCCACCCGTACCTGGACACCGTGCTGTTTTTGCTGGGCGTGACGCGCGGCGAAATCGAGGCGGCCGACGCGGTGGACGGTGAGGTCCGCCGGGTGGAGATCCCGCCCGAGTCGTAG
- a CDS encoding ABC transporter ATP-binding protein, with protein MPENGGEAADPDLLIDFRNVSLRRGGRVLVGPVNWAVELDERWVIVGPNGAGKTSLLRIAAAAEHPSSGVAFVLGERLGRVDVSELRSRIGLSSSALAQRVPTDEVVRDLVVSAGYAVLGRWRERYEDVDYRRAIDMLESLGAEHLADRSYGTLSEGERKRVLIARALMTDPELLLLDEPAAGLDLGGREELVARLADLAADPDAPALVLVTHHVEEIPPGFSHCMLLSEGKVVAAGLLTDVLTAENLSTAFGQSIALDVVDGRYFARRVRTRAAHRRQL; from the coding sequence GTGCCCGAGAACGGTGGCGAGGCGGCCGACCCCGATCTGCTGATCGACTTCAGGAATGTGTCGCTGCGGCGCGGCGGTCGCGTGCTCGTCGGGCCCGTAAATTGGGCGGTCGAACTCGACGAGCGCTGGGTCATCGTCGGCCCGAACGGCGCCGGCAAGACGTCGCTGCTGCGGATTGCGGCGGCGGCCGAGCACCCCTCGTCGGGGGTGGCCTTCGTGCTCGGCGAGCGGCTGGGCCGAGTGGACGTTTCGGAGTTGCGCTCCCGGATCGGGCTGAGCTCTTCGGCCCTGGCGCAGCGGGTGCCCACCGACGAGGTGGTGCGCGACCTAGTCGTCTCGGCCGGCTACGCGGTGCTGGGCCGCTGGCGGGAGCGCTACGAGGACGTCGACTACCGCCGGGCCATCGACATGCTGGAGAGCCTCGGCGCCGAGCACCTAGCGGACCGTAGCTACGGGACGTTGTCGGAGGGTGAGCGCAAGCGGGTGTTGATCGCCCGCGCGCTGATGACGGATCCGGAGCTGTTGCTGCTCGACGAGCCCGCCGCCGGGCTGGACCTCGGCGGGCGCGAGGAGCTGGTGGCGCGGCTGGCCGACCTGGCGGCCGACCCCGACGCCCCCGCGCTGGTGCTGGTCACCCACCACGTCGAGGAGATCCCGCCCGGCTTCAGCCACTGCATGCTGCTGTCCGAAGGGAAGGTGGTGGCCGCGGGGTTGCTGACCGACGTGCTCACCGCCGAGAACCTGTCCACCGCCTTCGGCCAGTCGATCGCCCTCGACGTCGTCGACGGGCGCTATTTCGCCCGCCGCGTCCGCACCCGCGCAGCCCACCGGAGGCAGCTATGA
- a CDS encoding NAD(P)-dependent alcohol dehydrogenase: MSTVSAYAATSATEPLTKTTITRREPGPHDVAIDIKFAGICHSDIHTAKGEWGTPNYPVVVGHEIAGVVREVGPEVTKHKVGDHVGVGCMVNSCGRCSSCQAGLEQYCKPGATFTYNSIDKDGTVTQGGYSRAIVVDENFVVRIPDSLPLDKAAPLLCAGITLFSPLRHWKAGEGTRLAIIGLGGLGHMGVKLGAAMGAEVTVLSQSLKKMEDGLRLGAKHYYATSDPDTFKKLRGSFDLMLNTVSANLELNDYLSLLDVDGTLVELGIPEHPMEVGAFPLALARRSLSGSNIGGIAETQEMLDFCAEHDVTPEIELIEPDYINEAYERVLASDVRYRFVIDISKL, encoded by the coding sequence ATGAGCACTGTTTCGGCCTATGCCGCCACGTCGGCGACCGAACCGCTAACCAAGACCACCATCACCCGCCGCGAGCCCGGCCCGCACGACGTGGCGATCGACATCAAGTTCGCCGGAATCTGCCACTCCGACATCCACACCGCCAAAGGCGAATGGGGCACCCCGAATTACCCCGTGGTCGTGGGCCACGAGATCGCCGGCGTGGTGCGCGAGGTCGGCCCCGAGGTCACCAAGCACAAGGTCGGCGACCACGTCGGCGTGGGCTGCATGGTGAACTCCTGCGGTCGGTGTAGCAGTTGCCAGGCCGGGCTCGAGCAGTACTGCAAGCCGGGCGCGACCTTCACCTACAACTCCATCGACAAAGACGGCACGGTGACGCAGGGCGGCTACAGCCGGGCCATCGTCGTCGACGAGAACTTCGTCGTGCGCATCCCCGACTCCCTGCCGCTGGACAAGGCGGCGCCGCTGCTGTGCGCCGGCATCACACTGTTCTCGCCGCTGCGGCACTGGAAGGCCGGCGAGGGCACCCGGCTGGCGATCATCGGCCTGGGCGGCCTGGGACACATGGGTGTCAAGCTGGGCGCGGCGATGGGCGCCGAGGTGACCGTGCTGTCGCAGTCGCTGAAGAAGATGGAAGACGGGCTGCGGCTGGGCGCCAAGCACTACTACGCCACCTCCGACCCCGACACCTTCAAGAAGTTGCGCGGCAGCTTCGACCTGATGCTGAACACGGTTTCGGCGAACCTGGAGCTCAACGACTACCTGAGCCTGCTCGACGTCGACGGCACCCTCGTCGAATTGGGCATCCCCGAGCACCCCATGGAGGTGGGCGCCTTCCCGCTGGCGTTGGCGCGGCGCAGCCTGTCGGGGTCGAACATCGGCGGGATCGCCGAAACCCAGGAGATGCTGGACTTCTGCGCCGAACACGATGTGACGCCCGAAATCGAGCTGATCGAGCCGGATTACATCAACGAGGCCTACGAGCGCGTGCTGGCGAGCGACGTTCGCTACCGTTTCGTCATCGACATCTCGAAGCTATGA
- a CDS encoding NUDIX domain-containing protein codes for MTSPTEQPPLVPRPAATVMLIRDEPGGIAVFLMRRHAKMEFAAGTMVFPGGGVDDRDRNADIAWAGPPAQWWAERFGIEPDLAEALVCAAARETFEESGVLFAGPAGDPEGIVGDASVYADARRALADGTLSFADFLRRENLELRADLLRPWANWVTPEAERTRRYDTYFFVGALPEGQRADGENTESDRAGWTTPQAAIDDFSAGRCFLLPPTWTQLDSLAGRTVADVLAVERQIVPVQPHLEIQGDNWVFEFFDSDRYHRAREAGGMGWRH; via the coding sequence ATGACGTCACCCACCGAACAGCCGCCGCTGGTCCCAAGGCCCGCGGCGACCGTGATGCTGATCCGCGACGAGCCCGGCGGCATCGCGGTCTTCCTGATGCGCCGGCACGCCAAGATGGAGTTCGCCGCGGGGACGATGGTATTTCCCGGCGGTGGGGTCGACGACCGGGACCGCAACGCCGACATCGCATGGGCCGGCCCGCCGGCGCAGTGGTGGGCCGAGCGCTTCGGCATCGAACCCGACCTCGCCGAGGCGCTGGTGTGCGCCGCCGCCCGTGAGACGTTCGAGGAATCGGGGGTGCTGTTCGCGGGGCCCGCCGGCGACCCGGAGGGCATCGTCGGCGACGCCTCGGTGTACGCCGACGCCCGCCGCGCGCTGGCCGACGGCACATTGTCGTTCGCGGACTTCCTGCGCCGCGAGAACCTGGAGCTGCGCGCCGACCTGCTCCGGCCGTGGGCCAACTGGGTCACCCCCGAAGCCGAGCGCACCCGCCGCTATGACACCTATTTCTTTGTGGGCGCCCTGCCGGAGGGGCAGCGGGCCGACGGCGAGAACACCGAATCCGACCGCGCCGGCTGGACGACACCGCAGGCCGCCATCGACGACTTCTCCGCCGGCCGGTGTTTCCTGCTGCCGCCGACCTGGACCCAGCTGGATTCGCTGGCCGGACGGACCGTCGCGGACGTGCTGGCCGTCGAGCGTCAGATCGTGCCCGTGCAGCCGCACCTGGAGATCCAGGGCGACAACTGGGTGTTCGAGTTCTTCGACTCCGACCGCTACCACCGGGCGCGCGAGGCCGGCGGGATGGGGTGGCGGCATTGA
- a CDS encoding SRPBCC family protein, with translation MFTEDSIEIDAPPQLVWDVFSEVERWPEWTASVTSLVGRDGPALEVGRRFTIKQPGMSKLVWKVTEIDPGTSWTWVQRSPGVNVTARHYVTARPGGGTLVRQELDQRGVLGALVGRLMVNKTKRFLKLEAQGLKARSEQLSRANGAHP, from the coding sequence ATGTTTACCGAAGACAGTATCGAGATCGATGCGCCGCCCCAGCTCGTCTGGGATGTCTTCAGCGAGGTCGAGCGCTGGCCCGAGTGGACCGCCTCGGTGACTTCGCTGGTCGGACGGGACGGGCCCGCGCTCGAGGTCGGCAGGCGGTTCACGATCAAGCAGCCCGGCATGTCGAAGCTGGTCTGGAAGGTCACCGAGATCGATCCGGGCACCTCCTGGACCTGGGTGCAACGCTCCCCCGGCGTGAACGTCACCGCTCGCCACTATGTGACCGCCCGGCCCGGCGGCGGCACGCTTGTGCGCCAGGAACTCGATCAGCGCGGCGTGCTCGGCGCGCTGGTCGGCCGGCTGATGGTCAACAAGACCAAGCGATTCCTCAAACTCGAGGCTCAAGGACTCAAGGCCCGGTCGGAGCAACTCAGCCGCGCCAATGGCGCGCACCCCTGA
- a CDS encoding enoyl-CoA hydratase: MSEFVSTVVSDGSRDPGLAMLLLSRPPTNAMTRQVYREIVAAAGELGERDDVAAVILFGGHEIFSAGDDMPELRTLSAPEAETAASARQRAIAAVAGIPKPTVAAITGYALGAGLTLALAADWRVSGDNVKFGATEILAGLIPGGDGMARLTRAAGASRAKELVFSGRFFDAEEALALGLIDEMVGPDDVYDAAAGWARRFLDGPRQALAAAKAGINDVFELGPADRDAAERRRYVDVFSAGQSGEGESESCAR, from the coding sequence TTGAGCGAGTTCGTCAGCACGGTGGTCAGCGACGGCTCGCGGGACCCCGGCCTGGCCATGCTGTTGCTCTCGCGGCCGCCGACCAACGCGATGACCCGCCAGGTCTACCGGGAGATCGTCGCCGCGGCCGGCGAGCTGGGGGAGCGTGACGACGTGGCCGCGGTCATCCTATTCGGTGGCCATGAGATCTTCTCGGCCGGCGACGACATGCCCGAGCTGCGGACGCTGAGCGCGCCGGAGGCCGAGACGGCGGCCAGCGCGCGGCAGCGGGCCATCGCCGCCGTGGCGGGCATCCCCAAGCCGACCGTGGCGGCGATCACCGGCTATGCGCTGGGCGCCGGGCTGACGCTGGCGCTGGCCGCCGACTGGCGCGTCAGCGGCGACAACGTGAAGTTCGGCGCGACCGAGATCCTGGCCGGTCTGATACCCGGCGGTGACGGCATGGCCCGCCTGACCCGCGCGGCCGGGGCGAGCAGGGCCAAGGAGCTGGTGTTCAGCGGCCGGTTCTTCGACGCCGAGGAGGCACTGGCGCTGGGCCTGATCGACGAGATGGTGGGCCCCGACGACGTCTACGACGCCGCCGCGGGGTGGGCGCGCCGCTTCCTCGACGGCCCGCGACAAGCGCTGGCCGCCGCTAAGGCGGGCATCAACGACGTGTTCGAGCTGGGCCCGGCCGACCGCGACGCCGCCGAGCGGCGCCGCTACGTCGACGTGTTCTCCGCTGGTCAGAGCGGCGAAGGCGAATCGGAATCCTGCGCCCGTTAG
- a CDS encoding restriction endonuclease, whose translation MLTALVVIPLACGLFAGVAERSLGAGFVAFYLVLLAEVLIGWATRRQWPRGGRADATMRAIDAMDGVAFEGYVAARLRRAGWRVKFTPPVGDYGVDLIAEKGGHSVAVQCKRYGKSVGVAAVQQVVSGARHHGCTRSIVVSNREFTRAAKQLANTHGCQLIGRRVLQAWVPPPAASVENPAGRKAARPVSEQKIGPAPVPPPRRCGRPDSQNF comes from the coding sequence GTGCTCACGGCGCTCGTCGTCATCCCATTGGCCTGCGGGCTGTTCGCCGGCGTCGCCGAGCGCAGCCTCGGGGCGGGGTTTGTGGCGTTCTATCTCGTGCTGCTGGCCGAGGTCCTCATCGGATGGGCGACCAGACGCCAGTGGCCGCGCGGCGGCCGCGCCGACGCCACCATGCGCGCGATCGACGCGATGGACGGGGTGGCGTTCGAGGGCTATGTGGCGGCGCGCCTGCGCCGGGCGGGCTGGCGGGTCAAGTTCACCCCGCCGGTCGGGGACTACGGCGTCGACCTGATCGCCGAGAAGGGCGGCCACTCGGTGGCGGTCCAGTGCAAGCGCTACGGGAAATCGGTGGGTGTCGCGGCCGTCCAGCAGGTGGTCTCCGGCGCCCGCCACCATGGCTGCACCAGGAGCATCGTGGTGAGCAACCGGGAATTCACCAGGGCCGCAAAGCAATTGGCGAACACTCACGGCTGCCAGTTGATCGGTCGCAGAGTCCTGCAGGCCTGGGTGCCACCGCCCGCGGCAAGCGTTGAAAATCCCGCGGGAAGAAAAGCGGCCCGGCCGGTGTCTGAACAGAAGATCGGGCCGGCCCCAGTCCCTCCCCCCCGACGGTGCGGCCGGCCCGATTCTCAAAACTTCTAG
- the nrdF gene encoding class 1b ribonucleoside-diphosphate reductase subunit beta yields MTENMKLIDRVSAINWNRLQDEKDAEVWDRLTGNFWLPEKVPVSNDLPSWATLTAGEKELTMRVFTGLTLLDTIQGTVGAVSLIPDALTPHEEAVLTNIAFMESVHARSYSNIFSTLCSTAEIDDAFRWSEENPNLQRKAEIVLQYYRGDEPLKRKVASTLLESFLFYSGFYLPMYWSSRAKLTNTADMIRLIIRDEAVHGYYIGYKYQRGLALVDDAKRAELKDYTYELLFELYDNEVEYTQDLYDQVGLTEDVKKFLRYNANKALMNLGYEALFPRDETDVNPAILSALSPNADENHDFFSGSGSSYVIGKAVVTEDEDWDF; encoded by the coding sequence GTGACCGAGAACATGAAGCTGATTGACCGCGTTTCGGCGATCAACTGGAACCGGCTGCAGGACGAAAAGGACGCCGAGGTCTGGGACCGGCTGACCGGAAATTTCTGGCTGCCCGAGAAGGTGCCGGTGTCCAACGACCTTCCGTCGTGGGCGACGCTGACGGCCGGCGAGAAGGAACTGACCATGCGGGTGTTCACCGGCCTGACGCTGCTCGACACCATCCAGGGCACGGTGGGGGCGGTCAGCCTGATTCCCGACGCGCTCACCCCGCACGAAGAGGCCGTGTTGACCAACATCGCCTTCATGGAGTCGGTGCACGCCCGCAGCTACAGCAACATCTTCTCCACGCTGTGCTCGACCGCCGAGATCGACGACGCGTTCCGCTGGTCGGAGGAGAACCCCAACCTGCAGCGCAAGGCCGAGATCGTCCTGCAGTACTACCGCGGCGACGAGCCGCTCAAGCGCAAGGTGGCCTCCACGCTGCTGGAAAGCTTCCTGTTCTACTCCGGGTTCTACCTGCCGATGTACTGGTCGAGTCGGGCCAAGCTGACCAACACCGCCGACATGATCCGGCTGATCATCCGCGACGAGGCCGTGCACGGCTACTACATCGGCTACAAGTACCAGCGCGGCCTGGCGCTGGTCGACGACGCCAAGCGCGCCGAGCTCAAGGACTACACCTACGAGCTGCTGTTCGAGCTCTACGACAACGAGGTGGAATACACCCAGGACCTCTACGACCAGGTCGGGCTGACCGAGGACGTCAAGAAGTTCCTGCGCTACAACGCGAACAAGGCGCTGATGAACCTCGGCTACGAGGCGCTGTTCCCGCGCGACGAGACAGACGTGAACCCGGCGATCCTGTCGGCGCTTTCGCCCAACGCCGACGAGAACCACGACTTCTTCTCCGGCTCGGGCTCGTCGTACGTGATCGGCAAGGCCGTCGTCACCGAGGACGAGGACTGGGACTTCTAG
- a CDS encoding DUF3349 domain-containing protein, which produces MTKPASPEKDHRHHFCRSVIRWLQVGYPNGVPGPDRVPLMALLRSTPLSEDQIREVVRQITAKEGSPETVGHPIDRDEIAEFISDMTQFDAGRENIARVAATLAAAGWPLAGIDVSEVVPDDEHAEAAEAIARSPDAPSEVAS; this is translated from the coding sequence GTGACGAAACCCGCGTCCCCTGAGAAGGATCACCGCCACCATTTCTGCCGTTCGGTGATCCGGTGGCTGCAGGTCGGCTACCCGAACGGCGTTCCCGGCCCGGACCGCGTGCCGCTGATGGCCCTGCTCCGCAGCACACCGCTGAGCGAAGACCAGATCCGGGAGGTGGTGCGCCAGATCACCGCCAAGGAAGGGTCACCGGAGACGGTCGGCCACCCGATCGATCGCGACGAGATCGCCGAATTCATCTCCGACATGACGCAATTCGACGCCGGCAGGGAAAACATCGCCCGGGTGGCCGCCACGTTGGCAGCGGCCGGATGGCCGCTGGCCGGCATCGACGTCAGCGAGGTAGTGCCCGACGACGAGCACGCGGAGGCAGCCGAAGCAATCGCCCGCTCGCCCGACGCACCGTCAGAGGTCGCCTCATAG
- the ctaD gene encoding cytochrome c oxidase subunit I: MTAEAPPLGELEAVRPYPDRTGPKGNLVYKLITTTDHKMIGVMYTVTCFVFFFIGGLMALLMRTELAAPGLQFLSNEQFNQLFTMHGTIMLLLYATPVVFGFANLVLPLQIGAPDVAFPRLNAFSYWLFLFGGLIAAAGFIVPGGAADFGWTAYTPLSDAVHSPGAGGDLWITGLIVAGLGTILGAVNMITTVVCMRAPGMTMFRMPIFTWNILVTSILILIVFPILTAALFGLAADRHLGAHVYDAANGGVLLWQHLFWFFGHPEVYIIALPFFGIVSEIIPVFSRKPIFGYTTLVYATLSIAALSVAVWAHHMFATGAVLLPFFSFMTYLIAVPTGIKFFNWIGTMWKGQLTFETPMLFSFGFMVTFLLGGLTGVMLASPPLDFHVTDSYFVVAHFHYVLFGTIVFSTFAGIYFWFPKVTGRLLDERLGKLHFWLTFIGFHTTFLVQHWLGDMGMPRRYADYLPTDGFQGLNVVSTVGAFILGASMFPFVWNVFKSWRYGEVVTVDDPWGYGNSLEWATSCPPPRHNFTELPRIRSERPAFELHYPHMVERLRAEAHVGRAHGPSDKDVTRLDDVNVRS, encoded by the coding sequence TTGACAGCCGAAGCGCCCCCGTTGGGAGAACTCGAGGCCGTTCGCCCGTACCCGGACCGGACCGGCCCCAAAGGGAACCTCGTCTACAAACTGATCACCACGACCGATCACAAGATGATCGGCGTCATGTACACCGTCACCTGCTTCGTCTTCTTTTTCATCGGCGGGCTGATGGCGCTGCTGATGCGCACCGAACTGGCCGCACCCGGGCTGCAGTTCCTGTCGAATGAGCAGTTCAACCAGCTGTTCACCATGCACGGCACGATCATGCTGCTGCTGTATGCGACCCCGGTGGTGTTCGGCTTCGCCAACCTGGTGCTGCCGCTGCAGATCGGCGCCCCCGACGTGGCGTTTCCGCGGTTGAACGCGTTCTCGTACTGGCTGTTCCTGTTCGGCGGCCTGATCGCGGCGGCCGGCTTCATCGTCCCGGGCGGGGCCGCGGACTTCGGCTGGACGGCCTACACGCCGCTGTCCGACGCCGTCCACTCACCCGGCGCCGGGGGAGACCTGTGGATCACCGGCCTGATCGTCGCCGGTCTGGGCACCATCCTGGGTGCGGTCAACATGATCACCACCGTGGTGTGCATGCGCGCCCCCGGGATGACGATGTTCCGGATGCCGATCTTCACCTGGAACATCCTGGTGACGTCGATCCTGATCTTGATCGTGTTCCCGATCCTGACCGCCGCGCTGTTCGGGCTGGCCGCCGATCGACATCTAGGGGCCCACGTCTACGACGCGGCCAACGGCGGGGTCCTGCTGTGGCAGCACCTGTTCTGGTTCTTCGGCCACCCCGAGGTCTACATCATCGCGCTGCCGTTCTTCGGGATCGTCAGCGAGATCATCCCGGTGTTCTCTCGCAAGCCGATCTTCGGCTACACCACGCTGGTTTACGCGACGCTGTCGATCGCAGCGCTGTCGGTTGCGGTGTGGGCGCACCACATGTTCGCCACCGGAGCCGTTCTGCTGCCGTTCTTTTCGTTCATGACCTATCTGATCGCCGTCCCGACCGGAATCAAGTTCTTCAACTGGATCGGCACGATGTGGAAGGGCCAGTTGACGTTCGAGACGCCGATGCTGTTTTCGTTCGGCTTCATGGTGACGTTCCTGTTGGGTGGTCTCACCGGCGTCATGCTGGCCAGCCCACCGCTGGACTTCCACGTCACCGATAGCTACTTCGTCGTCGCGCACTTCCACTACGTGCTGTTCGGCACCATCGTTTTCTCCACCTTCGCCGGTATCTACTTCTGGTTCCCGAAGGTGACCGGGCGCCTGCTTGACGAGCGGCTGGGCAAGCTGCACTTCTGGTTGACGTTCATCGGCTTCCACACCACGTTCCTTGTGCAGCACTGGCTGGGTGATATGGGTATGCCGCGCCGCTACGCCGACTACCTGCCCACCGACGGCTTCCAGGGCCTGAACGTGGTCTCCACGGTCGGCGCCTTCATCCTGGGCGCGTCGATGTTCCCGTTCGTCTGGAACGTCTTCAAGAGCTGGCGCTACGGCGAGGTCGTGACCGTCGACGACCCGTGGGGCTACGGCAACTCGCTGGAGTGGGCGACCAGCTGCCCGCCGCCGCGGCACAACTTCACCGAGTTGCCCCGGATCCGTTCGGAGCGACCGGCTTTCGAGCTGCACTACCCGCACATGGTGGAGCGGCTGCGCGCCGAGGCGCACGTGGGCCGGGCTCATGGGCCGTCGGACAAGGACGTCACCAGGCTGGACGACGTCAACGTTCGCAGCTGA
- a CDS encoding iron-siderophore ABC transporter substrate-binding protein, whose product MRAAAALAAALALTCSGCGSGDNGSKAPTPGLVTPTTQIAGAGVLGNDRRPDESCARDAAAADPGPTTRQAHNAAGVNPDVVQVPAEPQRIVVLSGDQLDALCALGLQSRVVAAALPDGSSSQPAYLGSAVHSLPGVGTRSNPDLAGIAATHPDLILGSQGLTPTLYPKLAAIAPAVFTAAPGAAWEDNLRGVGAATARGAAAEALLNGFSQRAGDVGAKHDASHFQASIVRLTTDTIRVYGTNNFPASVLGAVGVDRPASQRFTDKPYIEIGATDADLAKNPDLSAADADVIYLSCASPEAAQRAATVLDSNPWRKLSANRDNRVYVVNDEVWQTGEGLIAARGIVDDLRLVNAPIN is encoded by the coding sequence CTGCGCGCGGCCGCCGCGCTGGCGGCGGCACTCGCCCTCACGTGCAGCGGCTGCGGCTCCGGCGACAACGGCAGCAAGGCGCCCACCCCCGGCCTGGTCACCCCCACCACGCAAATCGCGGGCGCGGGCGTGCTCGGAAACGACCGCCGCCCGGACGAGTCGTGCGCGCGGGACGCCGCGGCGGCCGATCCGGGGCCCACGACGCGGCAGGCCCACAACGCGGCCGGCGTCAATCCGGACGTGGTGCAGGTGCCCGCGGAGCCGCAGCGCATCGTCGTGCTTTCCGGCGACCAGCTCGACGCCCTGTGCGCACTGGGACTGCAGTCGCGGGTGGTCGCCGCGGCGTTGCCGGACGGATCCTCGAGCCAGCCCGCCTACCTGGGCAGCGCGGTGCACAGCCTGCCCGGCGTGGGGACCCGCAGCAACCCGGACCTGGCTGGGATCGCGGCGACCCACCCCGACCTCATCCTGGGATCGCAGGGGTTGACGCCCACGCTGTATCCGAAGCTGGCCGCGATCGCCCCCGCGGTGTTCACCGCGGCGCCCGGCGCAGCGTGGGAGGACAACCTGCGCGGCGTGGGCGCCGCTACGGCGCGCGGCGCCGCGGCCGAGGCGCTGCTCAACGGCTTCTCGCAGCGGGCCGGCGACGTCGGCGCCAAGCACGACGCCTCCCATTTCCAGGCGTCCATCGTGCGGCTGACCACCGACACGATCCGGGTCTATGGCACCAACAACTTCCCGGCCAGCGTGCTGGGCGCCGTCGGGGTGGACCGGCCGGCATCCCAGCGGTTCACCGACAAGCCGTACATCGAGATCGGCGCCACCGACGCCGATCTGGCCAAGAATCCGGACCTCTCCGCCGCCGATGCCGACGTGATTTACCTCTCGTGCGCGTCACCGGAGGCCGCCCAGCGCGCCGCCACGGTGCTGGACAGCAACCCGTGGCGCAAGCTGTCAGCCAACCGCGATAACCGCGTCTACGTCGTCAACGACGAGGTTTGGCAGACCGGCGAGGGCCTGATCGCGGCCCGCGGCATCGTCGACGACCTGCGACTGGTGAACGCCCCGATCAATTAG
- a CDS encoding TetR/AcrR family transcriptional regulator, with translation MARTPDSERRHELLQALFDEFAANGIGNRSLRDVAAAVGTSHRMLLHHFGSREDLLIAIVEEAERRQMALVPGLPEDPAEGFAAMWADLRRPELRQLERLFFECYSRAAQGEKPFTRMIPGAVDGWLREVESAAAGVPYDGAMARLGLAVTRGLLLDLVATEDEAGVDAAAKAFADLLGGHRATVGA, from the coding sequence ATGGCGCGCACCCCTGATTCCGAACGGCGCCACGAACTACTGCAGGCGCTGTTCGACGAGTTCGCCGCGAACGGCATCGGCAACCGTTCGCTCCGCGATGTCGCCGCCGCTGTCGGAACCAGTCATCGGATGTTGTTGCACCACTTCGGTTCTCGAGAAGATTTGCTGATTGCGATCGTCGAGGAGGCCGAGCGACGCCAGATGGCTTTGGTGCCCGGGCTGCCTGAGGATCCGGCCGAAGGCTTCGCCGCGATGTGGGCCGACCTTCGTCGCCCCGAACTACGGCAGTTGGAGCGGCTTTTCTTCGAGTGCTATTCGCGCGCGGCGCAGGGCGAAAAACCGTTCACGCGAATGATTCCCGGCGCGGTCGACGGCTGGCTGCGCGAGGTCGAGTCAGCCGCCGCCGGCGTCCCCTACGACGGCGCGATGGCCAGGCTCGGGCTGGCCGTCACCCGCGGCCTGCTGCTGGACCTGGTGGCCACCGAAGACGAGGCCGGGGTGGATGCGGCCGCAAAAGCCTTCGCGGACCTGTTAGGCGGACACCGCGCGACGGTTGGCGCGTGA